The following proteins come from a genomic window of Hymenobacter canadensis:
- a CDS encoding DUF1573 domain-containing protein: protein MKRTFLFLLAGTLLTSACNTDKTTEVGAEGMNAAATEAAANPTVDNPNVTNETEVPNPNAPVMTFAESDHDFGDIQPGAVVKHTFTFTNSGKTPLLIGNATASCGCTTPNWTKEPIAPGATGTIDVQFDSQGKSGMQNKQISVQANTTPSTTVIAIKANILPDGAQGPVRQ, encoded by the coding sequence ATGAAACGCACGTTCCTTTTCCTGCTGGCCGGCACTCTGCTGACCAGCGCCTGCAACACCGACAAAACCACGGAAGTGGGCGCCGAAGGCATGAATGCCGCCGCCACCGAGGCTGCCGCCAACCCCACCGTGGACAACCCCAACGTGACCAACGAAACGGAGGTGCCCAACCCCAACGCTCCGGTAATGACCTTCGCCGAGTCGGACCACGACTTCGGCGACATCCAGCCCGGCGCGGTGGTGAAGCACACGTTCACGTTCACCAACAGCGGCAAAACGCCGCTGCTGATTGGCAACGCCACCGCTTCGTGCGGCTGCACCACGCCCAACTGGACCAAAGAGCCTATTGCGCCCGGCGCCACCGGCACGATTGACGTGCAGTTCGACAGCCAAGGCAAGTCGGGCATGCAGAACAAGCAGATTTCGGTGCAGGCCAACACCACGCCCAGCACCACGGTTATTGCCATCAAGGCCAACATCCTGCCCGACGGCGCGCAGGGTCCGGTTCGGCAGTAG
- the yajC gene encoding preprotein translocase subunit YajC, whose amino-acid sequence MFATLLLQAAATNESFMSYLFPVAIAVVLYFFMIRPQQRKAAEAKKFRESIGKGATVVTIGGLHGKVVDLTDEAIIIEVDRGTKLKFDRSAIAREVKPAKDSVKDTVA is encoded by the coding sequence ATGTTTGCTACCCTTTTGCTGCAGGCTGCTGCCACCAACGAGAGCTTTATGTCGTATCTGTTTCCGGTGGCCATTGCGGTGGTGCTCTACTTCTTCATGATCCGGCCCCAGCAACGCAAAGCCGCCGAAGCCAAGAAATTCCGCGAGTCGATCGGCAAAGGCGCTACCGTAGTAACCATCGGCGGCCTGCACGGCAAAGTGGTAGACCTGACCGACGAAGCCATTATCATCGAAGTGGACCGCGGCACCAAGCTCAAGTTTGACCGTTCGGCCATTGCCCGCGAAGTGAAGCCCGCCAAGGACAGCGTAAAAGACACTGTAGCGTAA
- the coaE gene encoding dephospho-CoA kinase (Dephospho-CoA kinase (CoaE) performs the final step in coenzyme A biosynthesis.) yields MLRIGITGGIGSGKSVVCRLFQVLGVPVYDSDFRAKWVMANDAQLRDELVAAFGPETFDATGQLNRVHLSRVAFADAAELARLNALVHPAVGRDFAAWSAARAQEGHRYLLKEAALLFESGAYKGLDQIITVFAPLPVRQARVLRRDPHRTPDDILAIIGKQLGEEEKMQRADHIVYNDDEHLLIPQVLQLHAQFNS; encoded by the coding sequence ATGCTTCGGATTGGAATTACGGGGGGTATTGGCTCGGGTAAGAGCGTGGTGTGCCGGCTGTTTCAGGTATTGGGTGTGCCCGTATATGATTCGGATTTCCGGGCCAAGTGGGTGATGGCCAACGATGCGCAGCTGCGCGATGAGCTGGTAGCTGCCTTCGGGCCCGAAACCTTTGATGCCACCGGCCAGCTGAACCGCGTGCACCTGAGCCGCGTCGCCTTTGCCGATGCGGCGGAGCTGGCCCGCCTCAATGCTCTGGTACACCCCGCCGTAGGCCGCGACTTTGCCGCCTGGAGCGCCGCCCGCGCCCAGGAAGGCCACCGCTACCTGCTGAAGGAAGCCGCCCTGCTCTTCGAATCGGGAGCTTACAAGGGCCTCGACCAGATAATCACCGTGTTTGCCCCGCTACCAGTGCGCCAAGCCCGCGTGTTGCGCCGCGACCCGCACCGCACCCCCGACGACATCCTGGCCATCATCGGCAAGCAGCTCGGCGAAGAAGAAAAAATGCAGCGCGCCGACCACATCGTGTACAACGACGACGAGCACCTGCTCATCCCGCAGGTGCTCCAGCTACACGCGCAGTTCAACAGCTAG
- a CDS encoding YtxH domain-containing protein → MGSKTTTGILCFAGGALAGAAIGLLYAPEKGRETRSWLSYQLEKYRETLADLTENLVTNRADQGPSSAKSEGQRVIQDAKSKAEQLLGDVDQLINQINSRKTV, encoded by the coding sequence ATGGGTAGCAAAACCACTACCGGTATTCTGTGCTTCGCGGGCGGAGCCCTGGCCGGCGCCGCCATTGGCCTCCTGTATGCGCCTGAAAAAGGCCGCGAAACCCGCAGCTGGCTGAGCTATCAGCTGGAGAAGTACCGCGAAACCCTGGCCGACCTCACCGAAAACCTGGTGACCAACCGCGCCGACCAGGGGCCCAGCTCGGCCAAGAGCGAAGGCCAGCGCGTGATTCAGGACGCCAAGAGCAAGGCCGAGCAGCTGCTCGGCGACGTGGACCAGCTCATCAACCAGATCAACTCGCGCAAGACGGTTTAG
- a CDS encoding TerB family tellurite resistance protein, giving the protein MSNSPLLQNYSDSEKAAYLSVIASLASADREASATEIEFLQQLAHEAGLSGGATQQVLSAARDASNETIKSNLDALRNSDLRYSLVTDLISFARADGAYANDEEAMINKISAYLGITPQQTQTLNQVVDQAAHVPHDASDPAKQGFFGGITDKLESAGIPKGALMAGLLGVVAPMVLSKVMGGGRGQSSGGGLMGGMTGGGTLGGLMGGAMGGSSMGGLLGGLLGGGLLSGVLGGGNSSAGAQGSYGDMPQQGSHVGSGGLGSLMSILGGLGGQPGSQPRSAGGGGLSGLMSGGMGGLLGGLLGGGR; this is encoded by the coding sequence ATGAGCAATTCCCCACTTCTCCAGAACTACTCCGACTCGGAAAAAGCCGCTTACCTGAGCGTCATTGCCAGCCTCGCTTCGGCTGACCGGGAAGCCTCCGCTACTGAAATAGAGTTTCTGCAACAGCTGGCCCACGAAGCCGGCCTCTCTGGCGGTGCCACGCAGCAGGTATTAAGCGCTGCCCGCGACGCCAGCAACGAAACCATCAAGAGCAACCTCGACGCGCTACGCAACAGCGACCTGCGCTACTCGCTCGTGACAGACCTCATCAGCTTTGCCCGCGCCGATGGCGCGTATGCCAACGACGAGGAAGCCATGATCAATAAGATTTCGGCTTACCTGGGCATCACGCCCCAGCAAACCCAGACGCTGAACCAGGTAGTAGACCAGGCGGCCCACGTGCCGCACGATGCCAGCGACCCGGCCAAGCAGGGCTTCTTCGGTGGCATCACCGACAAGCTGGAAAGCGCCGGCATCCCGAAAGGCGCGCTGATGGCGGGCCTGCTTGGCGTAGTGGCCCCGATGGTGCTGTCGAAAGTGATGGGTGGTGGCCGTGGCCAAAGCAGCGGCGGCGGCCTGATGGGCGGCATGACCGGCGGCGGCACCCTGGGCGGCCTGATGGGCGGTGCCATGGGCGGCAGCTCGATGGGCGGTTTGCTCGGTGGTCTGCTCGGCGGTGGCCTGTTGAGCGGCGTGCTCGGCGGCGGCAACTCTTCGGCTGGTGCGCAGGGCTCCTACGGCGATATGCCGCAGCAGGGCTCGCACGTGGGCAGCGGCGGGCTTGGTTCGCTGATGTCGATTCTGGGTGGCCTGGGCGGCCAGCCGGGCTCGCAGCCCCGCAGCGCCGGCGGTGGCGGTCTGAGTGGCCTGATGAGCGGTGGCATGGGCGGTCTGCTCGGCGGCCTGCTCGGCGGTGGCCGCTAG
- a CDS encoding isocitrate/isopropylmalate dehydrogenase family protein, with protein MHLITLIPGDGIGPEITKAVTDIFTAAQVPVQWEEQNAGQTTFDQSGELIPQALLTSLEKNRVALKGPITTPVGKGFRSINVTLRQKYDLYQNVRPSKTTDGIKTRYEGIDLVLFRENTEGLYSGLEVYDERLGIADSFNRITKEGSRKICRAAFAYADKHGRKKVTLAHKANILKMAGTLMLNACKEASNEFPHIVFEDKIIDNMCMQLVGKPEQFDVVVTTNLFGDILSDLCAGLVGGLGVVAGANIGDDMAIFEAVHGSAPDIAGQGKANPTALLRSALMMLHYLGEHAKADQIEKALEATLKTKEKCTGDLGGTASTSEFTQSIIANLQ; from the coding sequence ATGCACCTTATCACCCTCATCCCCGGCGACGGCATCGGCCCGGAAATCACGAAAGCTGTTACGGACATCTTCACGGCGGCCCAGGTGCCGGTGCAATGGGAAGAGCAGAACGCCGGCCAGACCACCTTCGACCAGTCGGGCGAGCTGATTCCGCAGGCGCTGCTGACGTCGCTGGAGAAAAACCGCGTGGCGCTGAAAGGCCCCATCACGACGCCGGTGGGCAAGGGGTTCCGCAGCATCAACGTGACGCTGCGCCAGAAGTACGACCTCTACCAGAACGTGCGCCCGTCTAAAACCACCGACGGCATCAAAACGCGCTACGAGGGCATTGATCTGGTGCTGTTCCGCGAAAACACCGAGGGCCTGTACTCGGGCCTTGAAGTGTACGATGAGCGCCTGGGCATTGCCGACTCGTTCAACCGCATCACCAAGGAAGGTTCGCGCAAAATCTGCCGGGCCGCCTTCGCCTACGCCGACAAGCACGGCCGCAAGAAGGTGACCCTGGCCCACAAAGCCAACATCCTGAAGATGGCCGGCACCCTGATGCTGAACGCCTGCAAGGAAGCCAGCAACGAGTTTCCGCACATCGTGTTCGAAGACAAGATCATCGACAACATGTGCATGCAACTGGTGGGCAAGCCCGAGCAGTTCGACGTGGTGGTAACCACCAACCTGTTCGGCGACATCCTGTCGGACCTGTGCGCCGGCCTCGTGGGCGGCCTGGGCGTGGTAGCCGGCGCCAACATCGGCGACGACATGGCCATCTTTGAAGCCGTGCACGGCTCGGCCCCGGACATTGCCGGCCAGGGCAAAGCCAACCCCACGGCCCTGCTGCGCTCGGCCCTGATGATGCTGCATTACCTCGGCGAGCACGCTAAAGCCGACCAGATTGAGAAGGCGCTGGAAGCCACCCTCAAGACCAAGGAAAAATGCACTGGCGACCTGGGCGGCACGGCCTCTACCAGCGAGTTCACCCAGTCGATTATTGCTAATTTGCAGTAG
- a CDS encoding AsmA-like C-terminal region-containing protein — protein sequence MLFFFLTGLVLLVTAVVGGVWLGQERIIALFVQEANRYLATPVQVGRMEVSVLDQFPRVSITLHELRVSGSLAQDTVPLARARRLYCAFDAWDMLRGHYRIRAVTLADGRVWVRHDAQGRPNYDVLRFDTTAAPSSQPLAFALENIRLERVATVYADDQRRQRYTVQAHDVRAQLDVQDMLVDISAQGEARVEALQLGFDAYFQNKDLTLNTRLRVDRGARLVTLQPSELRVGAASYEVGGRIDYRRVVQLDLQVAGRNTDVQSVLALLPARVARPLRAYRSRGAVYFGGTVRGEVSGQASPRIEARFGCRDASFYHPELRQAVEHVFLAGTFSNGAAQAARTSVLSLQNVRGTLRGRPFSGSLRYANFLDPTVQLQVRADLDVAQALQFYPVAAVPSGRGTAQLSLAFAGNLRQLRARPATAPVQASGTLVLQNVQLRLRDLSQPLTALTGRFRLLGREVEVAGFTGRVGGSDFRLQGRLRNALAWALLPGQTLLLDADLTSRLLDFDQLLRLTTPAGPAAATGAGAPGSGSYEFRLPTQLALNVRAQVERLRFRRFRGRQLRGTIRLQQQVLSAPSLTVRAAGGQVSFRGTLDARQPLLLHLHSTISCRQLPLDSLFYTFEDFGQQFITARHLRGALTATAESDLYFDGGLTPLTNRLEAELNLQVRNGELNNFEPLQKLSMIAGRERLRHLRFAELTTPVYIQSRTVYLPEMEIRSNVRAASLIRVTGTHTFDQQMDYHLNIPILPGLLQRTVGMATGPSLLLAIQGDEDNFRVSYDRRPQPGRAPTVPQETARPASRPDLPKPAAPAGPAQEPRKPFELKKPPAKKPAQPQTGEYFEF from the coding sequence GTGCTATTTTTTTTTCTGACCGGGCTGGTTTTGCTGGTGACGGCGGTGGTTGGGGGCGTGTGGCTGGGGCAGGAGCGCATCATTGCGCTGTTTGTGCAGGAAGCCAACCGCTACCTGGCCACGCCCGTGCAGGTGGGCCGCATGGAGGTATCGGTGCTGGACCAGTTTCCGCGCGTTTCCATCACGCTGCATGAGCTGCGCGTGAGCGGCTCGCTGGCGCAGGACACCGTGCCGCTGGCCCGGGCGCGCCGCCTCTACTGCGCCTTCGACGCCTGGGACATGCTGCGCGGCCACTACCGCATCCGGGCCGTGACGCTGGCCGACGGCCGGGTGTGGGTGCGCCACGACGCGCAGGGCCGCCCTAACTACGACGTGCTACGCTTTGATACCACCGCCGCGCCAAGCAGTCAGCCGTTGGCCTTCGCCCTCGAAAACATCCGGCTGGAGCGCGTGGCTACCGTCTACGCCGACGACCAGCGCCGGCAGCGCTATACCGTGCAGGCCCACGACGTGCGCGCCCAACTGGATGTGCAGGACATGCTGGTGGACATTTCGGCCCAGGGCGAAGCCCGCGTAGAGGCCCTGCAGCTGGGTTTCGATGCCTACTTCCAAAATAAAGACCTGACCCTAAACACCCGTCTGCGCGTGGATCGGGGTGCCCGGCTCGTGACATTGCAGCCCTCCGAGCTACGGGTGGGAGCGGCATCCTATGAAGTGGGCGGGCGTATCGATTACCGCCGGGTCGTGCAGCTGGATCTGCAGGTGGCGGGCCGCAACACCGACGTGCAGTCGGTGCTGGCGCTGCTGCCGGCGCGGGTGGCGCGGCCGCTGCGGGCCTACCGCAGCCGCGGGGCGGTGTACTTCGGCGGGACGGTACGGGGCGAGGTGTCGGGGCAGGCCAGCCCGCGCATTGAGGCCCGGTTCGGCTGCCGCGACGCTTCCTTCTACCATCCGGAGCTGCGGCAGGCCGTGGAGCACGTGTTTCTGGCGGGCACCTTCAGCAACGGCGCCGCCCAGGCGGCGCGCACCTCGGTGCTGAGCTTGCAGAACGTGCGCGGCACGCTGCGCGGGCGGCCTTTCAGCGGCAGTTTGCGCTACGCCAATTTCCTGGATCCTACCGTGCAGCTGCAGGTACGCGCCGATCTGGACGTGGCGCAGGCGCTGCAGTTCTACCCGGTGGCGGCCGTGCCAAGTGGCCGGGGTACTGCCCAGCTGTCGCTGGCGTTTGCCGGCAACCTGCGCCAGTTGCGGGCGCGGCCGGCTACGGCTCCTGTGCAGGCCAGCGGAACCCTGGTGCTACAGAACGTGCAGCTGCGCCTGCGCGACCTCAGCCAGCCGCTCACGGCCCTCACGGGCCGCTTCCGGCTGCTGGGCCGCGAGGTGGAAGTGGCGGGCTTCACGGGGCGCGTGGGTGGGTCGGATTTCCGGTTGCAGGGCCGCCTGCGCAATGCCCTGGCCTGGGCCCTGCTGCCCGGCCAAACGCTGCTGCTCGACGCCGACCTGACGTCGCGGCTCTTGGATTTCGACCAGCTCCTGCGTCTCACTACGCCCGCAGGCCCTGCTGCGGCCACTGGCGCCGGCGCGCCCGGGTCCGGCAGCTACGAGTTCCGGCTGCCCACCCAGCTGGCCCTGAATGTGCGGGCACAGGTGGAGCGGCTGCGGTTTCGGCGGTTTCGGGGGCGGCAGCTGCGCGGCACCATCCGGCTGCAGCAGCAGGTGCTGAGCGCGCCTTCCTTGACGGTGCGGGCCGCCGGCGGGCAGGTCAGCTTTCGGGGCACGCTCGATGCCCGCCAGCCGCTGCTGCTGCACCTGCATTCCACCATCAGCTGCCGGCAGCTGCCGCTGGATAGTCTGTTCTACACGTTCGAGGATTTCGGGCAGCAGTTCATCACGGCGCGGCACCTGCGCGGGGCCCTCACGGCCACCGCCGAGTCGGACCTGTACTTCGATGGGGGCCTTACGCCGCTCACTAACCGCCTAGAGGCCGAGCTGAACCTGCAGGTACGCAACGGGGAACTCAACAATTTCGAGCCGCTGCAGAAGCTCTCCATGATAGCCGGCCGGGAGCGGCTGCGGCACCTGCGCTTTGCCGAGCTCACCACGCCCGTCTACATCCAGAGCCGCACGGTGTATCTGCCCGAAATGGAAATCCGCTCCAACGTGCGAGCCGCCTCCCTGATTCGCGTCACGGGTACCCACACCTTCGACCAGCAGATGGACTACCACCTCAATATCCCGATTCTGCCCGGGCTGCTGCAGCGCACCGTGGGCATGGCTACCGGCCCCAGCCTGCTGCTGGCCATTCAGGGCGATGAAGACAATTTCCGGGTGAGCTACGACCGGCGGCCCCAGCCGGGCCGCGCGCCGACGGTGCCGCAGGAAACCGCCCGGCCAGCCAGCCGCCCCGACTTGCCGAAGCCTGCTGCGCCTGCTGGCCCGGCGCAGGAGCCGCGCAAACCCTTCGAGCTGAAAAAGCCGCCCGCCAAGAAGCCCGCCCAGCCTCAGACCGGCGAGTATTTCGAATTCTGA
- the nusB gene encoding transcription antitermination factor NusB → MLNRRTLRIKVMQALYAYHQAVGSDFLLANDRIADAFAPDLTSPEPQDRRKLQGQRKLAEVVFKDWHKTGEEPEKGDDADIHSAVQDAISFYKKAVAKDGTFYGGQMVHAAESIHDQYLHLLNIPEVLLQVIEEDKARAARKHIASAEPLLDTTRLEENQVIQKLISNTQLQALTIRRAQRWHGEEELEALRLAWRNEMRQDPELLSYLAAPAGNYTEDQEMLKHLYKTYVFKGESLPRYIEEDDLNWEENRSIVKNLVLKTVKMLDEPATEELELMALSANWAEDKEFAESLYQQTLADDDKYEKLIAESVQNWDVDRVALTDKILLKMALCEMHLFRGIPVKVTINEYIEISKIYSTPKSKQFVNGILDKLAQDLTASGAIRKSGRGLLDNQ, encoded by the coding sequence ATGCTCAACCGTCGCACGCTCCGCATCAAGGTCATGCAGGCCCTGTACGCCTACCATCAGGCCGTCGGGTCCGATTTTTTGTTGGCCAATGACCGGATTGCGGATGCCTTCGCGCCCGATCTGACTTCGCCCGAACCGCAGGACCGGCGCAAGCTCCAGGGCCAGCGCAAACTGGCGGAGGTGGTGTTCAAGGACTGGCACAAAACCGGCGAAGAACCCGAAAAGGGCGACGACGCCGACATTCATTCGGCCGTGCAGGATGCCATCAGCTTCTACAAGAAGGCCGTGGCTAAAGACGGCACCTTCTACGGCGGGCAGATGGTGCACGCCGCCGAGAGCATTCACGACCAGTATCTGCACCTGCTCAACATTCCGGAGGTGCTGCTGCAGGTGATTGAGGAAGACAAGGCCCGCGCCGCCCGCAAGCATATTGCCTCGGCCGAGCCGTTGCTGGACACCACGCGCCTGGAAGAAAACCAAGTGATTCAGAAGCTCATCAGCAACACCCAGCTGCAGGCACTCACGATTCGGCGGGCCCAGCGCTGGCACGGCGAGGAGGAGCTGGAGGCCCTGCGCCTGGCCTGGCGCAACGAAATGCGCCAGGACCCCGAGCTGCTCAGCTACCTGGCCGCGCCGGCCGGCAACTACACCGAGGACCAAGAGATGCTCAAGCACCTCTACAAAACCTACGTGTTCAAGGGCGAGAGCCTGCCGCGCTACATCGAGGAAGACGACCTGAACTGGGAGGAAAACCGGTCCATCGTGAAGAATCTGGTGCTCAAGACGGTGAAGATGCTCGACGAGCCCGCCACCGAGGAGCTGGAGCTGATGGCGCTGTCGGCGAACTGGGCCGAGGACAAGGAGTTTGCCGAAAGCCTCTACCAGCAGACGCTGGCCGACGACGACAAGTACGAGAAGCTGATTGCCGAATCGGTGCAGAACTGGGACGTGGACCGCGTGGCCCTCACCGACAAGATTTTGCTGAAGATGGCCCTCTGTGAGATGCACCTGTTCCGCGGTATTCCGGTGAAAGTGACCATCAACGAGTACATCGAAATCAGCAAAATCTACAGCACGCCCAAGAGCAAGCAGTTTGTGAACGGGATTCTGGATAAATTGGCCCAGGACCTGACCGCCAGCGGCGCCATCCGCAAGTCGGGCCGGGGCCTGCTCGACAACCAGTAA